A genome region from Arachidicoccus soli includes the following:
- a CDS encoding SusD/RagB family nutrient-binding outer membrane lipoprotein, translating into MKKYKLIYLLVAFASLLGCSKKLEELYANPNAPVEVPIEQIFPSLIGAMLGSSSASGSSYGMGGDIVYTGRYIQYWNNYAVTTSQNGGTQFDEMGGTIGSSDVVGQIWAMFYYGQGQNLNKVIQWGTEQQKWDFVGAATALRAWGWLELTDEYNIAILREAFNTSLQQFTYQDQEEVYDTVRTTCFRALAFLNRTDGNVNPTEFANSDAYFNNGNLDIWKKFIYGILARSYAYISNKSSYNADSVIKYANLSMQTNADNATLKFIGDATSGHNNYFGKRRGNIGSLLQSSYVADLMSGLNSGAFTGVFDPRAWYILRENADSSFKGVTPGVSPLSSLGSSTFIPQNFWGNSGTSGAAPSTELGRYIYRDSAQFPIMTASEMQFLKAEAAFRKGDKTTALAAYKNAISLDFDMLSTSYPYNVPINKQITPASKASYMANSSVVPTSESNLTLTQIMLQKYIALYGWGVTETWVDMRRFHYTDNDPATGKQVYVGFVPAGGTLYPDNGGAYVYRVRPRYNSEYIYDIPSLRLIGAVSGVSPVPNYHTLKTWFAQ; encoded by the coding sequence ATGAAAAAATATAAATTAATATATCTATTAGTTGCTTTTGCCTCTTTATTGGGATGCTCCAAAAAATTAGAAGAATTATACGCTAATCCTAATGCGCCAGTTGAAGTTCCTATAGAACAAATTTTTCCAAGCTTGATTGGTGCGATGCTCGGCAGCTCTTCTGCATCTGGATCTTCTTATGGTATGGGTGGAGATATTGTTTATACGGGGCGTTATATTCAATATTGGAATAATTATGCTGTAACCACTTCACAAAATGGCGGAACACAATTTGATGAGATGGGAGGAACTATTGGGTCTAGTGATGTTGTAGGTCAAATATGGGCGATGTTTTATTATGGGCAGGGACAAAACCTAAATAAAGTAATTCAATGGGGAACAGAGCAACAAAAATGGGATTTCGTAGGAGCGGCAACCGCTTTAAGGGCCTGGGGATGGTTGGAACTTACGGATGAATATAATATTGCTATTTTAAGAGAAGCCTTTAATACGAGTTTGCAACAATTTACTTATCAAGACCAAGAGGAGGTGTATGATACAGTAAGGACAACTTGTTTTAGAGCTCTTGCCTTTTTGAATCGTACAGACGGGAATGTAAATCCAACAGAATTTGCGAATAGTGATGCATATTTTAATAATGGAAACTTAGATATTTGGAAAAAATTTATTTATGGAATACTAGCACGTTCATATGCTTATATAAGTAATAAATCGAGCTATAATGCAGACTCTGTAATTAAATATGCAAATCTTTCAATGCAAACGAATGCAGATAATGCAACTTTGAAGTTTATTGGGGATGCGACTTCAGGGCATAATAACTATTTTGGAAAGCGAAGGGGAAATATTGGATCATTGCTTCAAAGTTCCTATGTTGCCGATTTGATGTCAGGGCTGAATTCGGGTGCATTTACTGGCGTTTTTGACCCAAGAGCTTGGTATATACTACGTGAGAATGCAGATAGTTCATTTAAGGGTGTCACACCTGGGGTTAGCCCTTTATCTTCTTTAGGCTCGAGTACATTTATTCCTCAAAATTTCTGGGGCAATTCTGGGACTTCCGGTGCAGCACCTTCAACAGAACTGGGCAGATACATATATAGAGATTCTGCTCAATTCCCGATTATGACAGCTAGCGAAATGCAATTTTTAAAAGCGGAAGCTGCTTTTAGAAAAGGAGATAAAACGACGGCATTGGCTGCTTATAAAAATGCAATTAGCCTCGACTTTGATATGCTGTCAACAAGTTATCCATATAATGTTCCAATTAACAAACAGATTACGCCTGCAAGTAAAGCAAGCTATATGGCAAATTCTTCTGTAGTACCAACCTCTGAAAGTAATCTGACGCTCACACAAATAATGTTACAGAAATATATTGCACTTTATGGCTGGGGGGTTACAGAAACTTGGGTCGATATGAGACGTTTTCATTATACGGATAATGATCCGGCTACGGGAAAACAAGTATATGTTGGTTTTGTACCTGCAGGTGGAACACTATATCCGGATAATGGAGGTGCATATGTATATAGAGTAAGACCAAGGTATAATTCGGAATATATTTATGATATTCCTTCATTGAGGCTTATTGGTGCAGTGAGCGGAGTAAGTCCTGTTCCCAATTATCACACTTTAAAGACTTGGTTTGCCCAATAA
- a CDS encoding SusC/RagA family TonB-linked outer membrane protein gives MRKIFPSLFFLFMLICTISLPNGLFAQGAHFITIRGVVTDNLNRPLLGVTVQAQGAKNATQTNASGAFILKVPKGTELLFTYIGFENKSVLIGDQSTITVQMMQSKGEELNQVVVTAMDIKRNARELGYSTQTISGADIQETQRQNFITALQGRVSGLTINPTSGMAGASAQIVLRGFNSLSLNNQPLFVIDGVIVDNSTFNETSNGGSGIGLASDRANRTGDYNNRISDINPNDIASVTVLKGPEATAIYGSQAGSGAIIITTKNPNTNGGVSVNYNNSFQITNLNRFAPTNNDFGPGSNGLPAITLGSSYYSYFGPAYPAGTKMYDNIGNFIKNGFANTQNISADFGTKNVGFRVSGTYFNQDGVIPDNTYKKVNFTIANTTKIGKIITLTPGLSYTASNNKSPIRGLYGLMYNLYRWPTTDNMEDYLTSDGQKRTLFYTNPNTDFDNPYWFTKNVHQGSENDRYIAKLGVDIHPLSWLAISGRFGYDTYKENGYEFQGPESYELSTASGGYLDNYYKKYIGYNHTINITANKKFGKFSTRLMVGTMWQDYKTELYAVSGSNLIDSMPNATDSSNTLQSSRIRLLRNYNGEPNISETAQIAYYGEAVLGYDNVVFLDFTQRFESSSVFPKAFRNYNYPGLSLSAIVSDIFPNIKSQNGLNYFKLRASMAKVAHIAPPYTNQSVFGQNYASSNYPLIYSYGYFNNNFYLAPEFQKTYDIGTELRFFNDRLTFNADYYNSHNTNQINVGFRASYATGFVLNTQNAAETRNQGIEFTLGVTPVQNKNWNWNLEFNFAHTWSKVLALPNSIDSSLDYYLSDTWAAGNARSGAVRGYPVTEITGYNYKRNNQGQILIDPKSGLPLINTSFNPIGDRNPHFTLGTNSNLSYKNWSLSMLWDLRIGGDIFNGTDQFLTAIGKSKRTADRLTPRVLKGVLADGMENSDNPTINNIVLTPYYNNVYYTSDVNGLPEEAFVQKNVNYLSLRDVTLSYAFNKKVLKRIKVFKSLSAFLTCNNLILITNYLGADPSVNINTAGENGVGGFGFDYLTPATPIAYNFGIRVKF, from the coding sequence ATGAGAAAAATCTTCCCAAGTTTATTTTTTTTATTCATGCTGATTTGCACTATTTCCCTTCCCAATGGATTATTTGCGCAAGGTGCACATTTTATTACAATTAGAGGAGTTGTTACAGATAATTTAAATAGACCATTATTGGGCGTAACGGTACAAGCGCAAGGAGCTAAGAATGCTACTCAAACGAATGCTTCAGGGGCGTTTATTTTGAAAGTTCCTAAGGGGACAGAGTTGTTGTTCACTTACATTGGCTTTGAGAATAAAAGTGTGTTGATTGGAGATCAATCAACAATCACCGTTCAAATGATGCAATCAAAAGGAGAGGAATTAAACCAGGTGGTTGTAACTGCAATGGATATTAAACGTAATGCTAGGGAGTTGGGTTATTCCACACAAACTATTTCGGGAGCAGATATACAAGAAACACAAAGACAAAATTTTATTACTGCTTTACAAGGTAGAGTTTCGGGATTAACGATAAATCCAACGAGTGGGATGGCGGGTGCTTCGGCTCAAATTGTTTTAAGGGGCTTTAATTCCTTATCTTTAAACAATCAGCCATTATTTGTCATTGATGGCGTAATTGTGGATAATTCTACGTTTAATGAAACTTCTAATGGAGGCTCAGGTATTGGTTTGGCGTCTGATAGAGCCAATAGAACAGGGGATTATAATAATAGAATTTCGGATATTAATCCAAACGATATTGCTTCGGTTACAGTCTTAAAAGGCCCTGAAGCCACTGCTATTTATGGAAGCCAGGCGGGGTCTGGCGCAATTATTATTACCACTAAAAACCCCAATACAAATGGAGGCGTTTCCGTTAACTACAATAATAGTTTTCAAATAACAAACTTAAATAGATTCGCCCCAACGAATAATGATTTTGGTCCCGGCTCAAATGGGTTACCGGCAATTACCTTAGGAAGTAGTTATTATAGCTATTTTGGACCGGCCTATCCTGCAGGCACAAAAATGTATGATAATATTGGCAATTTTATTAAAAATGGATTTGCAAATACCCAGAATATCTCTGCTGATTTTGGTACAAAAAATGTGGGCTTCCGCGTTTCAGGAACCTATTTTAATCAGGATGGTGTAATCCCGGATAATACGTATAAAAAAGTAAATTTCACTATTGCTAATACTACAAAGATTGGAAAAATTATTACACTTACACCAGGACTCTCTTACACAGCCTCGAATAATAAATCACCCATAAGAGGTTTGTATGGATTAATGTATAATTTATACAGATGGCCTACCACAGATAATATGGAAGATTATCTGACAAGTGACGGACAAAAGAGAACACTATTTTACACCAATCCAAATACTGATTTTGATAACCCTTATTGGTTTACAAAAAATGTACACCAGGGAAGTGAAAATGACAGGTATATTGCCAAGTTGGGGGTAGATATTCACCCATTGAGTTGGTTGGCAATAAGTGGAAGATTTGGTTATGATACATATAAAGAAAACGGGTATGAATTTCAGGGTCCAGAATCTTATGAATTGAGCACCGCCTCAGGGGGGTATTTAGATAACTATTATAAAAAATATATCGGTTACAATCATACGATTAATATTACCGCTAATAAAAAATTTGGAAAATTTTCAACTCGGCTGATGGTTGGAACAATGTGGCAAGATTATAAAACAGAATTATATGCTGTTTCCGGTTCTAATTTAATTGATTCAATGCCGAATGCAACAGATAGCAGCAATACCCTACAGAGTAGTCGAATAAGATTGCTTAGGAATTATAATGGAGAACCAAATATTTCTGAAACAGCACAAATAGCTTACTACGGAGAAGCGGTTCTTGGTTACGATAATGTTGTGTTTTTAGATTTTACGCAAAGGTTTGAATCTTCTTCCGTGTTTCCCAAGGCATTTAGGAATTACAATTACCCGGGGCTGAGTTTGAGTGCCATTGTTTCAGATATATTCCCAAATATAAAATCGCAGAATGGGTTAAATTATTTTAAGCTGAGAGCATCCATGGCGAAAGTAGCTCACATCGCTCCTCCATATACAAATCAATCCGTATTTGGACAAAACTATGCTTCTAGTAATTATCCACTCATCTATTCTTATGGGTATTTTAATAACAATTTTTATTTAGCGCCTGAATTCCAAAAAACATATGATATTGGCACGGAACTTCGGTTCTTTAATGACAGGCTAACGTTTAATGCCGATTACTATAATTCACATAATACCAATCAGATAAACGTAGGTTTTAGAGCCAGTTATGCAACTGGATTCGTTTTAAATACACAAAATGCTGCCGAAACCAGGAATCAGGGAATCGAATTTACCTTAGGCGTTACACCGGTACAAAATAAAAATTGGAATTGGAACCTGGAATTTAATTTTGCCCATACTTGGAGTAAGGTACTGGCCTTGCCTAATTCAATTGATTCAAGTCTCGACTACTATTTATCAGATACTTGGGCAGCTGGAAACGCAAGAAGTGGCGCTGTAAGGGGTTATCCTGTTACAGAAATTACCGGTTATAATTATAAAAGAAATAACCAAGGTCAAATCTTGATTGATCCCAAATCAGGATTACCCCTTATAAATACTTCATTCAATCCTATTGGTGATAGGAACCCCCACTTTACTTTAGGAACAAATAGTAACTTATCTTATAAGAATTGGAGCTTAAGTATGTTGTGGGATTTAAGAATAGGAGGAGATATTTTTAACGGTACCGACCAATTCCTTACTGCTATAGGTAAGAGTAAAAGGACTGCAGACAGATTGACCCCCAGAGTCTTAAAGGGTGTACTCGCTGATGGTATGGAAAATTCTGATAACCCTACGATAAATAATATTGTTCTAACGCCCTACTATAATAATGTATATTATACGAGTGACGTAAATGGGTTGCCTGAAGAAGCATTTGTTCAAAAAAATGTCAATTATTTATCTTTAAGAGATGTTACATTAAGTTATGCTTTTAATAAAAAGGTTCTTAAAAGAATTAAAGTATTTAAATCATTGTCGGCATTTTTAACTTGTAACAACCTGATTTTAATTACTAACTATTTAGGAGCTGATCCTTCAGTGAATATTAATACAGCAGGCGAAAATGGCGTTGGGGGATTTGGGTTTGATTATCTTACTCCTGCGACTCCAATAGCTTATAATTTTGGCATTCGGGTTAAATTTTAA
- a CDS encoding DeoR/GlpR family DNA-binding transcription regulator, which produces MLKKERQAYIIQQINRHNKVLSSDLSNELLVSEDTIRRDLLELDRFGKLTKVHGGALSKSSHFTIQNNIVYSLNEKKVIARKAATLVKDGMFVVLSGGTTIRELIKALPAELNATFITPSIPTALELMEHPNIEVIFVGNKLSKSAQIAVGSEVTTMLNNVRADLCFLGTNSIDIKGGVTDLDWEVIEVKRAMIACSKTVVSLTISEKLDTIQHLKVCNIAAIDVLVTELDTTHQLLKKYKESMRIIL; this is translated from the coding sequence ATGTTAAAGAAAGAACGTCAAGCGTATATTATCCAACAAATAAATCGGCATAATAAAGTTTTGTCTTCTGACTTAAGCAATGAATTGTTGGTAAGTGAAGATACAATCAGAAGAGATCTATTGGAACTTGATAGATTTGGAAAACTTACTAAGGTACATGGGGGGGCTCTTTCCAAGTCGTCCCATTTTACTATTCAAAACAATATTGTTTATTCTCTTAATGAAAAAAAAGTTATTGCCAGAAAGGCTGCTACACTTGTAAAAGACGGGATGTTTGTTGTTCTGAGCGGTGGAACAACTATTCGTGAATTAATAAAAGCTTTGCCGGCGGAGTTAAATGCAACATTTATTACACCCAGCATTCCTACGGCATTAGAACTCATGGAGCATCCTAATATAGAAGTCATTTTTGTTGGTAATAAACTTTCTAAAAGTGCTCAAATCGCTGTTGGTTCCGAAGTTACAACAATGTTGAACAACGTAAGAGCAGATTTATGTTTTTTAGGAACAAATAGCATAGACATAAAAGGCGGGGTGACTGATTTAGACTGGGAGGTAATAGAGGTAAAACGTGCGATGATAGCTTGTTCAAAAACTGTGGTTTCCTTAACGATTTCAGAAAAACTTGATACGATACAGCATCTTAAAGTATGCAATATTGCCGCAATAGACGTATTGGTTACTGAGTTAGATACGACTCATCAATTGTTAAAAAAGTATAAAGAAAGTATGCGCATTATTTTATAA
- a CDS encoding transporter, translating to MNFKKLLLIFLLLSLSNFCFAQTIKGSTKRVYSIFHPTPKYQMRSFDMDRPDVTESAYTVDAGHFQYEADLFSSTHTRFGRRKSIDNYFNTANLKLGISNSLDIQLVVSSFTIQKNIVGNITQEMSGFSGYTIRAKQNIWGNDRGKTALAILPFIDIPSKFLGGKVWGGLIVPFSVSLPGEWEVGAQIESDFLPDENLSGYHLSYLGSVTTSHALCKNVDFFVEGVISKENETKNIQYFANGGLEYTLCKNLIFDIGIYYGIKNASAKTYFLGMSFRL from the coding sequence GTGAATTTTAAGAAACTGCTTTTAATATTTCTCCTTCTCAGTTTATCTAATTTTTGTTTTGCACAAACTATTAAGGGTTCTACGAAACGAGTTTATTCCATATTTCATCCGACTCCTAAATATCAAATGCGCAGTTTTGATATGGATAGACCCGACGTTACAGAAAGTGCTTATACGGTGGATGCGGGACATTTTCAGTATGAAGCAGACTTATTTAGTTCAACCCATACAAGATTTGGAAGAAGAAAATCAATAGATAACTACTTTAATACAGCTAATTTAAAACTAGGTATTAGCAATAGTTTAGATATCCAGCTTGTTGTCAGCTCTTTTACTATTCAGAAAAACATAGTGGGAAATATTACGCAGGAAATGTCCGGGTTTAGTGGATATACAATCAGGGCAAAGCAAAATATCTGGGGAAATGATAGAGGAAAGACTGCTTTAGCTATTTTACCATTTATAGATATTCCTTCAAAGTTTTTGGGTGGTAAAGTTTGGGGTGGCCTCATTGTCCCTTTTTCTGTTTCTTTACCAGGTGAATGGGAGGTAGGTGCTCAAATAGAATCGGATTTTCTCCCGGATGAAAATCTGAGTGGATATCATTTGAGTTATTTAGGTTCTGTAACCACTTCTCATGCATTATGTAAAAATGTAGATTTTTTTGTTGAGGGCGTTATTAGTAAAGAGAATGAAACTAAAAACATTCAATATTTTGCAAACGGAGGTTTAGAATATACATTATGTAAGAATTTAATTTTTGATATAGGCATTTATTATGGGATCAAAAATGCTTCTGCAAAAACATACTTTTTGGGTATGTCATTCAGACTTTAA
- a CDS encoding Nramp family divalent metal transporter — translation MINPSHSLSEVHSSVDTEKKGWRKVLAFLGPAYLVSVGYMDPGNWATDLAGGSEFGYKLIWILLMSNLIAVLLQSLSARLGIVRGLDLAQASKNAYPKWANIPLYILAEIAIAACDLAEVVGMAIGLNLLFGLPLIWGICLTALDTLLLLLLLRKGMRKLEAFIIALIAIIGLSFLLEMFIVSPVYADVLKGFVPSKLSGDALYISIGIIGATVMPHNLYLHSSLVQTRKIDHSTAGIKKAIKYNFWDTAIALNIAFFVNAAILILAAAAFYVNGYFHVAEIQDASVLLEKLFGKTAPMFFAIALIASGQSSTITGTLAGQIVMEGHLNIRIQPWLRRLITRLLAIIPTLFTVIYFGGDALGKLLVLSQVILSLQLSFAIIPLIHFNSDKELMKGFAIKTWIKVLAWLSAIIIVYLNIQLVVQQIQNWMKGVGDNRILIFLIIIPISLGCLFLLIYIFVHPFLYFSNKERKQLPHGYAELITEDFSIGYHHIGIAIDFSGKDKKIIQSALKQGGKNATYTLIHIVESAAARYLGQNALDHETQLDKTNLMQYQRKLAEMGYRADMQIGFGKPPVEVAKIINTEQIDLLVMGAHGHKGFKDLIFGSTVESLRHKIKAPILIIN, via the coding sequence ATGATAAATCCCTCGCATTCTTTAAGTGAAGTCCATTCTTCTGTAGACACAGAAAAAAAAGGTTGGCGGAAAGTATTGGCATTTCTGGGCCCGGCATATTTGGTAAGTGTAGGTTATATGGATCCGGGAAATTGGGCAACAGATCTTGCAGGTGGTTCTGAGTTTGGCTATAAATTAATATGGATATTATTGATGTCAAATTTGATAGCGGTGCTTTTGCAATCGCTCAGTGCGAGACTGGGTATTGTAAGAGGATTAGATCTTGCGCAGGCATCTAAAAATGCTTATCCAAAATGGGCAAATATTCCACTGTATATTTTGGCTGAAATAGCTATTGCTGCTTGTGATTTAGCAGAAGTGGTGGGTATGGCAATTGGGTTAAACTTATTATTTGGCCTGCCGCTAATCTGGGGTATTTGTTTAACGGCGTTGGATACACTTTTACTATTGCTTTTATTAAGAAAAGGCATGCGCAAATTAGAAGCTTTTATCATTGCCTTAATTGCCATTATAGGGCTTTCGTTTTTGTTAGAAATGTTTATAGTATCTCCTGTTTATGCAGACGTATTAAAAGGGTTTGTTCCCTCCAAGCTCAGTGGAGATGCACTTTATATTTCTATTGGAATTATTGGTGCTACTGTGATGCCACACAATCTATATTTACATTCTTCCTTGGTGCAAACCCGTAAAATTGACCATAGTACTGCAGGTATAAAAAAAGCTATCAAATACAATTTTTGGGACACAGCGATTGCATTAAATATTGCATTTTTTGTAAATGCTGCGATATTGATTTTGGCAGCCGCCGCTTTTTATGTGAACGGATATTTTCACGTTGCAGAAATTCAGGATGCCTCTGTTTTATTAGAAAAGCTTTTTGGTAAAACGGCTCCTATGTTTTTTGCAATAGCCCTAATTGCTTCCGGTCAAAGTTCCACTATTACGGGTACTTTAGCGGGCCAAATTGTAATGGAGGGGCATCTGAATATTCGAATACAACCTTGGTTAAGAAGACTCATAACGAGACTTTTGGCAATTATTCCTACATTATTTACTGTAATATATTTTGGCGGCGATGCATTGGGAAAGCTTTTAGTCCTCAGTCAAGTTATTTTGAGTTTACAATTAAGCTTTGCCATCATTCCGCTTATACATTTCAATTCAGATAAAGAATTGATGAAGGGTTTTGCTATAAAAACCTGGATAAAAGTTCTCGCGTGGTTAAGCGCCATCATTATTGTTTATTTAAATATCCAACTGGTTGTACAGCAAATCCAGAACTGGATGAAGGGGGTAGGGGATAATAGAATATTGATTTTTCTAATTATCATTCCTATTTCCCTAGGCTGCCTGTTTTTATTAATCTATATTTTTGTGCACCCCTTTTTATATTTTTCAAATAAGGAAAGAAAACAACTGCCTCATGGGTATGCAGAATTGATTACCGAAGACTTTAGCATAGGTTATCATCATATAGGTATCGCCATAGATTTTTCTGGTAAGGATAAAAAAATAATACAAAGTGCCTTAAAGCAAGGAGGTAAAAACGCGACATATACGCTAATACATATTGTGGAGAGCGCTGCCGCAAGATATTTGGGGCAAAATGCGTTGGATCATGAAACACAATTGGATAAAACTAACCTGATGCAATATCAAAGAAAATTAGCTGAAATGGGCTACAGAGCTGATATGCAAATTGGATTTGGAAAACCACCTGTGGAAGTTGCAAAAATTATTAATACTGAACAAATTGATTTATTAGTAATGGGTGCACATGGTCATAAAGGATTCAAAGATTTAATTTTTGGGAGTACCGTGGAATCTTTAAGACATAAAATAAAAGCGCCTATCTTAATTATTAACTAG
- a CDS encoding metal-dependent transcriptional regulator gives MNNSLAEENYLKALFHLRGKSGEVNVNDLSKNLNIKMPTVTSMMKKLAEKKLVYYEKYKPLRLTEKGKKEAGLIIRKHRLTEMFLVTKMQFGWEEVHDIAEQIEHIQSPIFFEKMDELLGHPTIDPHGSPIPDSIGNIATKSYPKLSNCKVGGKVKLAALLNTNSEFLKFLNSRELKLGLKITIKSIEPFDGSMEVSYGKRDSEVLSKIVCERLLVDGAPTA, from the coding sequence ATGAATAATTCTCTTGCAGAAGAAAACTACTTAAAAGCTTTGTTCCATTTAAGAGGTAAATCCGGAGAGGTAAACGTAAATGACCTTTCCAAAAACCTCAATATAAAAATGCCTACGGTTACTAGTATGATGAAGAAATTGGCAGAGAAGAAGTTAGTATATTATGAAAAATACAAGCCTCTTCGATTAACCGAAAAAGGCAAGAAGGAGGCGGGCTTAATCATTCGCAAACATCGGTTGACAGAAATGTTTTTGGTAACAAAAATGCAATTTGGCTGGGAAGAAGTTCATGATATTGCAGAACAAATTGAACATATTCAGTCACCCATTTTCTTTGAAAAAATGGATGAGTTGCTGGGGCATCCTACAATAGACCCCCATGGATCCCCTATTCCAGACAGTATAGGTAATATCGCTACAAAATCCTACCCAAAGCTTAGTAATTGTAAGGTTGGGGGGAAAGTAAAATTAGCGGCTTTGTTAAATACAAACTCGGAATTTCTAAAGTTTCTTAATAGCCGTGAGCTAAAACTCGGTCTAAAAATAACGATTAAATCCATTGAGCCTTTTGATGGTTCCATGGAAGTAAGTTACGGCAAAAGGGATTCGGAAGTATTAAGTAAAATAGTTTGCGAAAGGCTATTGGTGGATGGCGCGCCTACCGCTTAA
- a CDS encoding YtxH domain-containing protein produces MKDNQNFLPGFLLGIAAGAVVTIFLQGEKGQSIIRNAKSGIKDVTEDLKNGIENIDDTLEKWVNKSRSIINELKGKKKTDIYDLDEIFS; encoded by the coding sequence ATGAAGGATAATCAAAACTTTTTGCCAGGGTTTTTATTAGGCATAGCCGCCGGGGCTGTTGTAACTATTTTTTTACAAGGGGAAAAGGGGCAATCAATTATTCGTAATGCTAAATCTGGAATAAAAGATGTTACGGAGGACCTAAAAAACGGTATTGAAAATATTGATGATACATTAGAGAAATGGGTCAATAAAAGTCGCAGCATAATTAACGAATTAAAAGGAAAGAAGAAAACCGACATTTACGATCTAGATGAGATATTTTCTTAA